In Vigna unguiculata cultivar IT97K-499-35 chromosome 3, ASM411807v1, whole genome shotgun sequence, a single genomic region encodes these proteins:
- the LOC114176237 gene encoding glycosyltransferase family protein 64 C3: MASPAATAILLAAMFGMFSITKSTVSHECAAARNQNQQALRRDKVTVLMNGFSESRIPLLHSLAVAYSLSPIVSSVLVLWGNPSTASTVLNQLARNLSLSPSSTPISLLLQASASLNNRFLPRPSHISTDAVLICDDDVEVDSKSLEFAFRVWEKNPNRLVGLFARSHDIDLNRREWVYTVHPDRFSIVLTKFMLLRAHYLFLYTCVGGAGMARARGIVDAVRNCEDVLMNLVVAEEEQVGPLLVGAKRVRDYGDARNEGEEEVRVGLSSRKGEHRKRRGWCIGEFHRVLGRMPLRYSYGKVVDDVGEQGLCYKGGKIVFCDQS, translated from the coding sequence ATGGCTTCTCCGGCAGCTACGGCCATCCTCCTCGCCGCCATGTTCGGCATGTTTTCGATCACGAAATCCACAGTCTCACACGAATGCGCGGCAGCACGGAATCAGAACCAGCAGGCTCTCCGTCGCGACAAAGTCACCGTTCTGATGAACGGCTTCTCGGAGTCGCGCATCCCCCTCCTCCATTCCCTGGCCGTGGCATACTCCCTCTCACCCATTGTCTCCTCCGTGCTTGTCCTCTGGGGAAATCCCTCCACAGCGTCAACTGTTCTCAACCAACTTGCCCGCAACCTCTCCCTCTCCCCTTCCTCCACGCCCATCTCGCTTCTCCTCCAAGCCTCCGCCAGCCTCAACAACCGCTTTCTCCCCCGTCCTAGCCACATCTCCACCGACGCCGTTTTGATCTGCGACGACGACGTCGAGGTGGACTCAAAGTCGTTGGAATTCGCGTTTCGCGTGTGGGAGAAAAACCCTAACAGGCTAGTGGGACTCTTCGCGCGGTCCCATGACATCGATCTGAACCGAAGGGAGTGGGTCTACACGGTCCACCCGGACCGGTTCTCCATCGTCCTCACAAAGTTCATGCTTCTGAGAGCCCATTACCTGTTCCTGTACACGTGCGTGGGTGGGGCCGGTATGGCGCGCGCGCGGGGGATCGTGGACGCGGTGCGGAACTGTGAGGATGTGTTGATGAACTTGGTGGTGGCGGAGGAGGAACAGGTGGGTCCATTGTTGGTGGGGGCGAAGAGAGTGAGGGATTACGGGGACGCGAGGAACGAGGGGGAGGAAGAGGTGAGGGTGGGGTTGAGTAGTAGGAAAGGGGAGCATAGGAAGAGAAGAGGATGGTGCATTGGGGAGTTTCACAGGGTCTTGGGGAGAATGCCTTTGAGGTATAGCTATGGCAAGGTCGTTGATGATGTTGGGGAACAGGGCTTGTGTTATAAAGGTGGCAAGATTGTCTTCTGTGATCAATCATGA
- the LOC114177159 gene encoding protein kinase PINOID-like, whose product MLEPGAAAAAGGGGERHSEASSETLNSSMLGSSMSSESICSTSFSRLSFDLLPPSPESLSLKPHRSSDFAYSAIRSAAFCRKAALTFRDFHLLRRIGSGDIGTVYLCRLRNRQFNSPVEDEEDEACCLYAMKVVDKDAVALKKKSQRAEMERKILKMLDHPFLPTLYAEFEASHFSCIVMEFCSGGDLHSLRFKHPHNRLPLSSARFYAAEVLVALEYLHMLGIIYRDLKPENVLVRSDGHIMLSDFDLSLCSDAIPAVESSDPLHNPSPNALPHHTHTYTRTPPPTRSHSFISPFSCFSKRGFRSRDMRLVEPNRLFVAEPVSARSCSFVGTHEYVSPEVASGKSHGNAVDWWSFGVFIYELIYGRTPYAGPSKEATLRNIVKKPLAFPTATPASCLELHARDLISGLLNKDPARRLGSKRGAADVKKHPFFKGLNLALIRMQTPPLVPGSRRTKTTSMYPTKGKSNRNHDKQQETASFDFFF is encoded by the exons ATGCTAGAGCCTggtgctgctgctgctgctggtggtggtggtgaacGTCATTCAGAGGCCAGTTCGGAGACTCTCAATTCTTCCATGCTTGGAAGCTCCATGAGCAGCGAGAGTATTTGCAGCACCAGTTTCAGCCGTCTTTCCTTCGATCTCCTCCCGCCCTCGCCGGAGAGTCTCTCCCTTAAGCCTCACCGCTCCTCCGACTTCGCCTACTCCGCCATTCGCTCCGCCGCCTTCTGCCGCAAGGCCGCCCTCACCTTCCGCGACTTCCACCTCCTCCGTCGCATCGGCTCCGGCGACATCGGCACCGTCTACCTCTGCCGCCTCCGAAACCGTCAATTCAACAGCCCCGTAGAGGACGAGGAGGATGAGGCGTGCTGTTTGTACGCGATGAAGGTGGTGGACAAAGACGCAGTGGCATTGAAGAAGAAGTCGCAGAGAGCGGAAATGGAGAGAAAAATCCTGAAGATGCTGGACCATCCGTTCCTTCCTACTCTCTACGCGGAGTTCGAAGCCTCTCATTTCTCTTGCATCGTCATGGAGTTTTGCTCCGGTGGAGACCTTCACTCGCTGCGCTTCAAGCACCCTCACAACCGTCTCCCTCTCTCCTCCGCCAG ATTTTATGCCGCGGAGGTGCTGGTGGCGTTGGAGTACTTACACATGCTGGGAATCATATACAGAGATTTAAAGCCCGAAAACGTGTTGGTCAGATCAGACGGTCACATCATGCTCTCTGATTTCGATCTCTCTCTTTGCTCGGATGCAATCCCAGCCGTTGAATCTTCAGATCCCTTACACAATCCATCGCCAAATGCATTACCTCATCACACTCATACTTACACTCGCACTCCCCCTCCCACTCGCTCGCATTCTTTTATCAGTCCATTCTCCTGCTTCTCCAAACGGGGTTTCCGGTCTCGTGACATGCGACTCGTCGAACCGAACCGGCTCTTCGTGGCCGAACCGGTTTCGGCCCGCTCCTGCTCCTTCGTCGGAACCCACGAGTACGTCTCGCCAGAGGTTGCCTCCGGCAAGTCGCACGGTAACGCCGTTGACTGGTGGTCGTTTGGGGTGTTTATCTACGAGCTTATATACGGTCGCACGCCGTACGCAGGTCCATCGAAGGAGGCTACGCTTCGGAATATCGTGAAGAAGCCCCTGGCGTTCCCCACTGCCACGCCCGCAAGCTGTCTTGAACTCCACGCGCGAGATTTGATATCCGGCTTGCTGAACAAAGACCCGGCGCGTCGACTCGGATCGAAGCGTGGCGCAGCTGACGTCAAGAAGCACCCCTTCTTCAAAGGGCTGAACCTGGCGCTGATTCGCATGCAGACGCCGCCCCTAGTGCCTGGCTCGAGAAGGACCAAAACGACGTCGATGTACCCTACGAAGGGTAAAAGTAACCGCAACCATGATAAACAGCAGGAGACGGCGTCGtttgattttttcttctga